The genomic window AGTTGTGTGCAGTGACTCATTCATGCAATCAACtcaaacagctaaaaaaaaattaaaaaaaaatcagcagttaTTCTCCAACAATTACAAACTAAACTCAGTTGAGTGCTTCCAaataaagcaacaacaaaaaaaattgttctaaGCCAAACATCCACTAAGTGGTGGCAATGGAACCAATATTAAACTTTGGAATGAAGGTTTTAGCATTtgttataataataatatatagatatataaaaaaagaaggttGTTATCAAGGCATATTCTTGGCAGGATGTTggatctttctttttattttttaaaaaaaagcttatagGTTTACTACggtctgtgtttttatttgaactggattGACAGACAAACTAGtttgtaactttttttgtgtgtgtctgaaGGTTTGGAGGAGCTGGACAGGCGGGACTCGCGCTCCCCGGATTGTTTGTTGCTTTCTGGTGGTGTCTTTTCTaatgctctttctttttgtttttttgtttggtttttttttttttgaacacagATGGAatggctgctgctggtgcatATCATAACTTGTCTCcgaagaacaacaacaaaaaaccccaaaacaaaacaaaaatccccttCTTCCAAGGTCTCTCTATAAAAATAGGTTTGTTCAGTCCGTGTCATTTGCCCTTTCGCAAAAcgctttttttgttttttgttttgttcagctCTCGGTGTATATATAGATAGGTATATAcgtaaaaaaagaaaaagaagaagaagaggaggattcGCTTTCTTCGCTCGTTAACTTACTTGCTCGGCAGCCGCAGGGCCCGGCGGCAGCGGCCCGGCCCCTCTCCCTAGTCGTCGGAGATGGAGAGGCGGCTGAAGATGGGCAGGCGGCGGCCCGAGTCCAGGCTGGGCGACTCGGAGCCGCTGAGGGAGCCGGAGCTGAGGGAGCCGCTCAGGTAGCTCTCCCGGTCGGAGAGGGAGTCCGGGGGGCTGGGCGGCGCGTCGAAGACGGGCGACTCGGAGAGGCGGCGGAGGGGCTGGAAGCTGAAGGGCGGcgaggcggggggcggcgggcagcccccgccgggcggcggcggcggcggctgctgctggcagcggTAGtaggcggcggcggcggcggccgcggcggcggcggcggcgaagTTCTGGGTGtggagggcgagcggggcgatgaggctgcccagctcctgccccgaGAAGGCGAAGGCGTTGTTGGCGCAGGGCGGCGAGAGCAGCTCCTCGCAGTAGGAGGCGgaggccggcggcggcggcgtgCGCGACCCGCCCGGGCTCTCCAGCAGGGCGGCGTCCAGGCGGccgccgggcggcggcggcggcggggcggcgctgTGGGGGTgcgggtggtggtggtggtggtgggcgGAGAAGCCGGAGAAGCTCAGGCTGTGGTGCAGCTTGGGCCGCTCGCCGCCGCGCGGGTGCCCgaagccgccgccgccgcccagcGGGTGCTCGCGGGGGGCGAAGGCGCGGAGGTCGCCGGTGCTGCCGGCGGGGTGCGGGGGCGGGTGGTGCGGGTGGTGGTgcggcccggccgcggcggcggcggcggcggggggggcggcggtgcCCCCGCCGGGAGCCGGGCGGCGCTCGTCGGCGTTGTGGATGAAGTGGCAGCGCGGGCCGTAGGGGCAGAAGCCGATGGTGTGGAAGGTGCGGCAGAGCTCGGTCTTGTACTTGGGGTGGCGGGTGAGGCTGCGCAGCTCGTGGAAGCCGTGGGCGAACTGGCACTTCTCGCCGTACTTGCAGGCGCCGCTCTCCTCGAAGGGGCGGCACAGCTCCGTCTTGTAGCGCGTCGAGTTGAtgggggccccgccgccgccgccggagccGCCCCCCTTgccggctgccgccgcctgctgctgctgctgctgctggagctgctgcatgAGGTGCTGGCTGCGCTCGCCGTTCTCGCTGAAGGAGCGGTCCCGGAACTTGTTCTCCTTGTTGAGCAGGGccgtggggctgctgctgccgcctccGCCGGAGCCCGTCTCCTTCAGGCTGCCgaacgaggaggaggaggaggaggaggaggtggaggaagagctggagccggtggggctggggaaCTTGGAACCGCCGGCCAGCGCCGGCAGGTTACTGGTCGAGTGCCGCCGCAGGAAGCCCGGCGCgaagctggagctggggggggtCACCGGGGTCCCCACGGCCTTCTTGTCCAGCATGCTGCTGAGGTTGGTGGTCAGGGACTTCTCCGtctgccggggcgggggggagggggagacaGGGAGCGGGGGAGAGAGGTGGTGTTTAGGGTGACCGCCAGCCCACCGCCACGGCTCCCGCCGgcgccccgcgccccctccGCGGCACCGCCGGGCGCACGGCGGTGGTCGGGGCGGGGGTCGCGCCGCCCAGCCGGCCCCGACAGCGCGTCCGCTGCACGCGCTGGCGTGCCAGGGCGCGCGGGGCAAGGGCGGGGAGAAGCCCCCGGACGGGCTTTGCTGCACGAGCAACTTCCAAAAAGTTCCTCTCGGCAGCGCAACACCTGCGGGCGAGCGCCGGCAGAGCGGCTCGGCGCCTCTGCAACTTCAGAACCCCCCCAGAGGCCCCGCAGCGGGGGTGCAGCACGCCTCGCCGAGGCTCGCAGCCTTGCATCAGCCGCCCTGCAGCAGGACCCGCGCTGCTTTAACCCGGCCCGCTGTCAGGCGGCGACCCGCCCGCAGAGCCAGCCGCGCACCCCGTCCCCGGCGGGCGCGGGCCTCCCGCGCCCCCGGCCCCAGCAGCCCGGAGCGCCGTCCCGCACCCCGCGGCAGCGGCCCGGCGCTGGCAGCCCGGGTCGCGCCCGGGGAGCCACGCTCCTCCCTACCTTGCACAAGAAGTCAATGTCGTAGAAGGCAGATAAAAGTGTCGTCGACATTTCTAGATCCTGTAATGGTCGGAAATACAGGAAGGACCGAAAGATCCCGCTCTCCTCGGAGGGTTTGGAAAAGCCACGACTAGATAGGAGGGGGCCGTTTGCTTGAGATCCGAAATGGTTCCGTCTCCttcccggcggggcgggcgggacGGCGGGTGCCGGGCCGAGGCGGCGACGGCGGCTGCACAGCAGCGGGCGAACTGCGGGAACTCCGcggcgccccgcgccgcccccaTATaaacgccgccgccgcggcccgcgggGGCGGtgccccgctccgcccgccccgctccgctccgcccgacgggcccgccccgccccggcccgggccgggccagGCCAAGTtgcgcggcggggcggcagcggcggcgggacgggagctgcggggcgggctggcggggagcggcggccccGCCGTGCTGCTCCGCCGTCAGCCCCCGGTACCCCCGAGCCGGGTGCGCCCGCAGCAGGGGCagcgcgggcggggcggggtggggggcgcgGGGCAGGGGCGGCTCCCGGCGCGAAAGCGGCCGGGGCCGAGCAGCACGGCGCCTGTCGGGCTCGGCCCCTGCGAGGCGCCCTTCTTCGCGCCCCTCTCCAAACATCCGCGCCCCCGCCGTTGCggcggccccagccccggccagCGGGCCGGGGATCGCCGCGCAGCCGCCGGGCCGCCTCCGCGGGCGGGTGGCGGCTGCCGCCGAGCGGAGGCGGGTGCGCAGTGCCGTGGGAGAGGCGCGGCAGCGCCGGGGACACCTCTTTCTCCCGCCCCACCGAAAATAAACTTCTGCCACGTAATTGGTTTGAAACAAAGGTCGGGCCCGCGCTGCCCGGGTGCGACCGGCGGGACGGCGGCTGGGCACGGGCTGCGCGCCCCGCgggccgccgctcccccccccccccccccccctttcgGAGAGTTCGTGGTgcggttttgtttttttgtttttctttgtttggagTTCGGGAGAGGTTGGCGGGCAGGCGCGGCGGCGTTAAGcctgccccggccgggcggATGTGCGACCCCCCCTCACCCCACAGATCCCCCTCCCGCACCCCTCCCACGCTGACCCCCTGCACACCCCACCACCCGCCGCGGCCAGGCAGCCGTCGAGGTCTTGTGACCCGCCGGGCTGCGCCAACCTCTcgcccagccccgccgcggcccccgcccgccgccccgggggccCTCCCGCCgggctgccccccgccgccgggacGAGGGCGAAGGCAGCGGCAGGTCCCGGCCGGCGGGGCTCCGTCCCCGGGCCAGGAGCGGGCGGCCGTCCAAGGCGGGCTGGAGCCGCCGTGCAAaacacccccgcccccccgcgccgATAAGGCTGCGCAAACACGACGTGGGAAAGGCGGCGGAGGCAGCGGCCCTGcaccccccgtcccctcccgcGTTTGCTCAGCGCCGGGACAAACGGGAAGGGGGAAGATGGACGGACGTGTAAAGTTTTATTGCTGCTAAAGCCAGCAGAGGCGTTTGATCCTCTTTAGCCTCCGAGCCGGGCTGCCGGGCCCTGGAAATCCAAGGGTGCAAATCTGACCACGTCAGCAGGAACCCTGCACtttgaaaacacatttgcaaaggaaagcaaCTTCGGGGAGGGCTATTAGCGCGCTTCGCGTCGGGCTTTCACGCTCGCCCCCCGCCGCCATGCGGCTCACGCTCCcatttgcccccccccccccccccccgcccttctccttctccttctcctcctcctcctcctcctcctctccgcggctttgggggggggcagcaggcGGGACCCGGCGGGCGCACCCCCGGCAGCCCGGACCCGGCTGCTGCACGCCCCTCGGGACCGCCTGTGAGCCGACACCCACGGAGGAACGAGCCTGGCCTGGGAAGTTAGGGCTGAGCTTAGCAAGAGAGATGGACAGAACGCCCGGGGAAGACGAGAGCTGGGGGATAACCCGCCCAAACCTCCTTTCCTCCCGCATCCCGGCTCCTCGCTAGGGCAAGTCCCCCCCGCTCGCCGGGCGCCTTCGGAAGCGGCGCAGCCGGCCCCGCTTCCAGCCCCGCCCTCCTCCcggccgggcgggaggcggctGCGCGGGGATCTGCCACCCCCTAGTGACCGCACCCGCCGGAGCCGGTTCTGCTTTCCCAGGGGTTTCCAAAACAAACTCTGAAttcctcctgccttttcctccGGCAGCCCCGCGGAGGGGTTACAGCCCCGGGCCGAGCAGCGAGGCGCTGCCCCGCGCAGGGGAAGCCCCCCGAAAGCGGGACGGAGGCCGGTGCGCGCCGTAAGGCGCATCATTTCCCATCACCGTCCGCCTTTTCCCAGAACCTCCTCCCTGGCCCGCTCGGATTTGCTTGCGTACTGAGCCGAGATGaaactcttcctcctcccaaaCATCTCGGTGATGAAAGCATCACCTTCAGAGCAGACCCTGCCCGCCAGTGAACCGAGTAAACAGTTCATGATGGTGATCATGCAGGGAGCAATGTGTCATCGTCATTTGGAGGAATACTTTGATAAACTGACTGATCAAACACAGGGCAGATAAGAACTCCGGTATAAGATTTTGCTAACCCTCTTCTGCAATTGCTGCTTAGGGTTTAAAGGTTCTTGACTGAGTAGTTATATAGTAACTCAAGCCACCAGCCCTGTGGTGAAACGTATGTGCGctgatacaatttttttttatttgctctctATAAACTCAGGCGGGATGACAGagctttcagctgcattttaaaaccatGATAAGGAAGACCGAGTTTTCGAGCTATCTGGTTTACCGATTAACCAAGTCCTCAAGGCTTCACAAAGTTCCTTAAGGTTTATGGTCACTGGGGATCTACTACTATGCTGTTACCTGCATTTATCCATTCACTGATACTGAATATATACGTGCATATGCATTTTAAGTTCTAcccaatggaaaaaaaaagccgaTGTTACCAGATGGTCTTACGCTAACCACTGACATGAGCAAGGTCACACAACCGTACTGTAATTTTGATACCACACaaagttctgtttgttttctactACAAAAGCTGTTGCTACACTAGTTCAAAAATGTTGGAAAGGCATGGCAAAACCAGCGGCTGTTAATTAATTGTACAGGTCTTGACTATTTTTAAGAGTGGCTTCCAGACATCATCTGGGCTGTTCTTTCCCCAGGAGCTCAAAACAGAtgcaaacaaattaatttttagccGAACTCATTGTTAAGTTGGGCAGCGTGCATTCTGTGAAACATCTTTTCACCTCGGAATCCAACATTTCCCTTTTGCCTGCTGACGTCTCAGGGTTCACTGTAAATTACTTATATGAGTCACCCTGAATCCTGGAAAGTTACGGGAGGTATTTAAACTTTGGTTCCTAAATCATCTTTTTTCCAGCAGCGACTTCGCCCTGCGCGGTTTTCAGACGTTCACGAGCCCTAATTCGGACGCTTATCCTCATTTGCAGCAGAGTCGTAAGCTGAAGAAGCGGGAAGCAATCGGGCACCGCAGCGCCCCGTCAGTGcgcgcggcccccccgccccgccccgccccgccccgccgcggctgAAGGCTCCACGGGCCCTGAGCCCGGCCGGGGCGCGCGGCCCTGTGCGGCGGTGCTGCGGCGCCACCTGCTGGGCGTGCGCCGCACCAGGCAGAGCGCCTGGCCGCGGGAGAACTGCTCATCACCTCCATCATCATCACCGGGACTTAGGACTAAGCTGCGCCAAGATACGATTCCGCGAAGAGACTGAGAGCAATCAGTCGTTCATCGGACGTGTCACCCTTCCAAGGAGACTGACACAGCGACGGGTACCGACGTACATCTTTGTTTTGGCTGTGCCCAGCTATGCCAGAGCCAACCGTAAAGTCACAGCCCTTGGCTAACGGAACGTAACACAcccttttcaaataaaatacttattttccgTGTCTCATTTTCACACTGAAACCCAATTTCAGTTCCcagaaaaacacatttgcaaaGCACAACAAACATTTTTGCGTTTCAGACAGTGACACCGTTGCACACCTGATATATTCCCCCCAGCTGCCTCACCTGCGCACCGCGCTGGTGACAGCATCTCCCGAAAGCGAGTGCTGCAGCACAAGATGACTTCGGTACACTTCTGCGGACCTAACTCTACTGAGCAGGACCTTACTTTCCAAGACTGTTTGCAGAGCAAGGTGGTTTgaagcaaaaatgaaactgttttgTTCGCAATGGAacagctgctttgttttgaagaCAGCGGtcttcattttaaagcaattttataAAAGTAGTTCTTtgctttacagggaaaaaagaggCATGCAGAAGTCTAACTAATGCTGTTTCCACATGCAAAACAAGGTTCCTAGCAAAGTGAGAATCCTTGCCTTCCTCCAGaggaaaatgcagtaaaatttaaaatgtagtcTAAAAATTGTCATAGACAAAGAAGCcaaggtttgtttcttttcttttagaaacacttaaaaataaaataaaaaataccacATTAATTTAATATTCTACATCTTGAAAggagacacaaaaaaaatcaactttttcttggtattaaaatacagaaggtAAAAATGTGGGATAAAACGTAACACAACTACAGGTGGCCTGCACCTGGATGAATGGAAAATATTAGCTTTTGCTGCTTTACTTCCTACAGTAGCTATAATAAACCATGCTCAGCTGAATGGAATTagcaaatgcatttaaaaggaACAGTCTCCCACAGCTcatctgacaaaaaaaatccaaaaaaaccccaatcaatGGACTCACATATAAAAACATGTGGTTTTAGCCTGAACACTGAATAGTTTGTTGCAGGTTTACTGGAGTCATTATAGCAATCCCTTATTCCTCAAACATCATCAGAATTCAGTCTCCCTGCCCATCCAGTAACATGTGCGCACCTCCCTGAGGATGAACTTTTAGTCATTTACTTttccagattttcatttttgcaagTATTGTCAGACTTCAGcagatttaatattttaaggCAGACTGATATTCTCTCATTTTGAATAGCCAATCTTGTGAATTCTGCAGTTTTAGAAAATTCTGGAGTTGGAGGTAGTGCTCTAAGAAGGTGTTCAACGAGCTGGGCTTGGTCCAGAGCCATTCTTGATAGTCGATTAAGTTCTCTGTGATCTGGTAAAGTTAGATGAGTCATTGCTACAAGCTGTAAAAGGTGCTTACTAAGTTGTCTTACATGAGTCAACTTCTCTGCCCAAAAATTCACTTCCCCTTTATCAAACAGGTAATCATCTTCTTccttaacaaaaagaaaaacaacagtgaTTAGAAAAAGACTTGTGGTCTTGATAATAAtgagaaaattataaaagatatgaaagaaaatatatatagaaataaTGACAACAGAGGCTGTTACAGAACAGCttctttacattaaaaaaaaaggtaaaaattcaTACGCATAATTTTTCAAAGGTTTGAGAAGACGCAGTAAAAAAGGTTCCTACTTTGCCAAAGCAATTTTACCTTCAAAAATCAGGCAGTTACGGTATAACTCTTGGGAAACAGTGGAAGTAAATAGTAGTCCTAATCCTTAACATGTGCTTGCCTTCCCCTGTGAAACTGTCTTATATTTCACAGAGACCTCTCTATAACCAGTATGGTAATTTGCTGTATCATGGAGCTTTTTGAGTGgattaaatgaaaaaggaaaattgtatCAGTCAGTGAAATATCAGAAAGGCACACCTAAACCAAAGACTTAAGAAAAGAATCATAATATATTTCATGGGTCATATTAATTATCAACAAACTTCTCAAAGATGTagctgctcctcctccttccGGTTTACCTTCCAgcattattttgatttttttttggtctctcttCAAGACAAAGAGAGCACAGTGTATAATACTGCGCTAGGTTTTACAGAA from Gavia stellata isolate bGavSte3 chromosome 2, bGavSte3.hap2, whole genome shotgun sequence includes these protein-coding regions:
- the ZFP36L2 gene encoding mRNA decay activator protein ZFP36L2: MSTTLLSAFYDIDFLCKTEKSLTTNLSSMLDKKAVGTPVTPPSSSFAPGFLRRHSTSNLPALAGGSKFPSPTGSSSSSTSSSSSSSSFGSLKETGSGGGGSSSPTALLNKENKFRDRSFSENGERSQHLMQQLQQQQQQQAAAAGKGGGSGGGGGAPINSTRYKTELCRPFEESGACKYGEKCQFAHGFHELRSLTRHPKYKTELCRTFHTIGFCPYGPRCHFIHNADERRPAPGGGTAAPPAAAAAAAGPHHHPHHPPPHPAGSTGDLRAFAPREHPLGGGGGFGHPRGGERPKLHHSLSFSGFSAHHHHHHPHPHSAAPPPPPPGGRLDAALLESPGGSRTPPPPASASYCEELLSPPCANNAFAFSGQELGSLIAPLALHTQNFAAAAAAAAAAAAYYRCQQQPPPPPPGGGCPPPPASPPFSFQPLRRLSESPVFDAPPSPPDSLSDRESYLSGSLSSGSLSGSESPSLDSGRRLPIFSRLSISDD